The DNA region CATTCATTTGCTTGCCTTGTAAATTTATATTCGACAGAGGAAAAAGTTATGCTTTTGTAATTAACTGAATGATCTTTTGTCCAGAATCTTTGTGGCCAGAATCTCTGTCCAGCGACGGTCCATCAAAATCAGTGAAAGCTGAGGATAGGGATCAAGGAGAAATTGGAAGATATGATAGGGATAGAGATCGCGAAAGCAGAGAAAGGGATCGCACTGATAGAAGTGCTCTTTATGGGAACAAAGAAGTTGCAAACCTGAGGATGTCTTTAAATTCGAACAAGGACAAGTATATAGGAAAACCTATACAAGAGCTTGACCTCTCCAATTGTGAACGCTGCACGCCTAGTTATCGACTTCTTCCCAAGAATGTAGGCAGATACTTTTCGACATGATGCTTTGAAGATGACTTGTATGAATTCTTTTTCTAAGTCCTTGTGTGTTTGATTGCTGCAGTATCCCATACCTATGGCAAGCCACAGAACAGATCTTGGAGCTAAAGTGTTGAATGATCATTGGGTCTCTGTCACTTCTGGAAGTGAGGATTATTCATTTAAACACATGCGGAAAAATCAGTATGAGGAGAGCCTTTTCCGATGCGAAGATGACAGGTATCAATGCTATATTGTTCAGTATAGTCCTTGCTTCAAAGTTGTTTTACTATGCAGTCAGTGGATATGGTTGTGTTATGCAGGTCTCCCTTGGCAAGTATCATTTTGCACAAATTAGTAGCTTTATTGAGATATATCCAAATTGAGTCTCCTGCATGTTCATATTCTCTTCCAAATGCTTTCTCATCATGCTGTGTCTCGTTCAGGTTTGAGCTAGACATGCTGTTGGAGTCTGTGAATATTACAATTAAGCGTGTGGAGGACATTTTGGATAAAATCAACTCCAACATAATTAAAACAGAAAATCCTATTCGGATAGAGGATCACTTTACATGTACATTCTGCGTGCAAACTCTGATCTTTCTTTTTACAGTGTTTTCTATGTCATATCATGTTTGACATATCTTTCTTTCCTTTCAGCTATAAATTTAAGATGCATAGAACGATTGTATGGGGACCATGGTCTTGATGTCATGGACGTGTTGAGAAAAAATGCAATTCTTGCTTTGCCTGTTATATTGACTCGTTTGAAACAAAAACAAGAAGAGTGGGCCAGATGCCGAGCTGATTTCAATAAGGTGTGGGCTGaaatatatgctaaaaattatcaCAAATCACTTGATCATCGTAGCTTTTACTTCAAGCAGCATGACACAAAGAGCTTGAGTACAAAAGgtaatttgttgattttcttttagtACGCTTGTCTTTCTTTAACCTGAGGCTTGCTTTAGGTTAATTACAGAATGATCTGCTCTGAATCTGAGGACAAGGTGTTATAGTGTGGTAATACTTAAGGTCTAACTGATTTGATTATCATAATTCTATATGCAGCTTTATTGGCAGAGGTTAAAGAGATCAGTGAGCAGAAAGGCAAAGAGGATGATGTACTTGCTGTTGCCGCTGGAAACAAACGAACCATCGTTTCCCATATGGAATTTGAGTACCCTGATGCAGAAATACATGAAGAtttgtatcaactcatgaaaTATTCCTGTGGTGAAGTTTGTACGGCTGAACAGGTTGATAAAGTGATGAAAATCTGGACAACTTTTCTCGAACCCATGCTTGGTGTGCCTGCTCGAGCTCATGGTGCAGAAGACTCTGAAGATGCTGTGAGAGTCAAGGAGGATATCAGAGCCGAAGACCCTGCTACTGGTGAGAGTGATAGAAGCCCTGATGGTTCTGCTGCTATTCACAAACATGAAGGTAGTCCACCGGAACAATCCAGTTCTGGCAATCATGCGAAAGATAATGGATATCCTGATGGCAGTAGCAATGCCCTGCATCAAGGTAGAACACAGAGTAACAGCAACATGGTTGATCAGATATCTAGTCTAGGAAAACAACCCACTTCCAATGAACAATTAAGCACTACTCGTGCGTCTCTTCCATATGGAGTTGAGCAATTTCATGGAAGAAACGTTGAAAACTCTTCAGGTATGTTTACTGATGACAGTTGTGATGAACATAATCACTATATTTGATGATCTAATGTAGGTAGAACTCTGTTCATGCTAACCTTTACTACTTGGAGGTTTACGACATGTTTGGATCCCATGTTAGGAGTGAAGGAGAGGGGAGAGTATGGGAGGGGAGGGAAGATTTGTGTTTTTCCTtccaaatatttttaattttggaagtATTTTTTACATTGGAagtgtttgttttgtacaaaatgtGAAGgaatccccccccccccccccccccccttcaaTTTTCTTCCCTCCGTTCTCTCCCCTCCTCTTTTTTATACAAATGAAGGAAATACAATCCCTCCATTTCCTTATCCAAACATAGCATTAATGTTTGTTTTATGTTAATACGTGAAAGGTTTCATGATGTACATAGATGTCATGATCGTGTAACAAGGCACATAAGCTTTTGCTTTTGACTTCATGTTTTGGAAGTTGGTTGCTATTATTTGTTCTTGTCTTTACGTTTTGACTTGATGGTTGGAACTTTCTGACGCTACCCAGGTCATATTGCTACACTATCAAGAGTTGGAAATACGGCAGATGACATTGGTCTTGAGTCGAGATCTAATGGTGGAAATTTGACTTCAATGGAggtatgtttattttttttacaggAGTAAGCTTACAAGTCAAGGACCTTATTTAGTTTCTCGCATGTTTCAGTTCATATTATATTGCCTAATACTTAGTTGATTATTATGCTACATCCTCTTTCATATGATCGACTCTTTAGCTCACATCTCAAGAATTCAAAGGCCTCAACAATAATTTACATGACAATTAAATGAACAACTTTAGGAGCTCTATATGGATGTTTGATATTGTCTTGTTGGAACGTTTCTTTTGTCTACAATTGCTTGACTTATGTGATGCCTTTTGATTCTGCAGGTTGCTGATTCTTCTAAGCCACTTACCACATCAAATGGAGTGCCAGGAGCCAACAAAGATGTTAAATACTGTGAATTGTCTAATGGACATACTAAGGCTGAAAGAGAGGAGGGTGAGTTGTCTCCaaatggagattttgaggaAGATAATTTTGCACTTTATGGAAATGCGGCAACAGAGCCTGCTAATAAGCCAAATGACGGTGCTTCAAATGCACCACGTCCAAGCAGACAGAGACGTGAGGCACATGATGGTGAGGCTGGAGGTGaaaatgatgtagatgttgatgatgaaggcGAGGAAAGTGCTCACAGGTCATCTGAGGACAGTGAGAATGTTTCAGAGAATGGGGATGTTTCCCCCAGTGAATCTGGTGAGAGAGAGGATTGCTCTCCTGATCAAGATGAAGTAGAACATGATGAGAATGATAACAAGGCAGAGAGTGAAGGTGAGGCTGAAGGAATGGCAGATGCACAAGATGGAGATGGGACATCATTGCCTCCCTCAGAACGCTTTCTGCAAACAGTGAAGCCTCTTGTAAAGCATGTACCTACAGCTTTAAACGAAAGAACAAAGAGTTCCCGCATCTTCTATGGCAATGATTCCTTTTATGTGCTCTTTAGACTACATCAAGTAAGGATGACTTTACGCAAAATACATGTCAAATATTCTTTAGCTATTCCTATGTAACCGTCTAACTTCTCTTTTGAACAGACTCTGTACGATAGAATACAATCGGCGAAGATTAACTCGTCTTCTGGTGACAGGAAATGGAAATGTTCACTTGAAACAGTTCCGACTGACCTGTATTCAAGGTTGTGTAATATGGATTTGTTTTTTTGCTTCCGGACTTAGCTGTATGCGTTATAAACTGATGTAAATGTTCTTGTTACAGGTTTATGAATGCACTATATAGTTTGGTTGATGGTTCATCTGACAATACTAAATTTGAGGATGATTGCCGAGCAATTGTTGGTACCCAGTCATATCTTCTGTTCACTTTAGACAAACTCATATACAAGCTTGTCAAACAGGTTTTTCAAATTCCAAAAACTTGCTATTTAGTTGTTTTTTCCTTGAATAAATCtaacttgttttgttgcttgtgtTTGATTATCAGCTTCAAATATTGGCCACTGAGGAAATGGACAACAAGCTTCTTCAGTTATATGCATATGAAAGCTCTAGAAAACCAGAGCGATTCTTGGATGTCGTTTATCACGAAAATGCTCGTGTTTTACTTCATGAGGAGAACATATACCGCATTGAATGCGTACGTTCAATTTTATTTGCACTTTTCTGTTTTATTTTCTCCATTTATGATCATTTGCAACATTCATTTAGTCATACATTTTTGGTTATTGCTGCAGTCATCCTCACCGACTCGCTTGTCTATTCAATTAATGGAGAAAGGGCATGAAAAACCTGAAGTTTCAGCTGTGTCATTGGACCCCACTTTTTCAGCCTATCTACATAATGAATTCCTCTCAGTCGTCCCAGATAAGAAAGAGAAGACTGGGATTTTTCTAAAGAGGTATGCGGTCTTTGACTTTAAATTGGCCCTTTTATTAAGGGTGTTGGATGGATTTCACTGATACAAGATACTTGCTGTAGCAGGAGTAAACGCCAGCATACTAGTGGAGATGAAATCTCCAGTGCTTCCTTTGTCATGGAAGGAGTTCAAGTTGTCAATGGTTTAGAGTGCAAGATAGCTTGCAATTCGTCCAAGGTATTTTGATCATTGGAAGACATTGACATTTTTGAGAAAGGTTGAATGCATGCTTTTACAGTTTGAGTATTTGGAATCACCATTTTTTATTGCACATGGTAATTTGTCATGTTTCGTAGGTGTATTATGTATTAGACACTGAAGATTTCTTTTACCGGAAGATAAGAAATAGGAGAACTTTGCGTGTGAGCAGTGCTTGCAATGACCAGGCGAAGTCACAAAAGGGCTCTTCTCGCAGATTAGATCCTTTTAGCAGATTGCTTTCGAGCTCACAATGATGCATAGCAATGTGACCCTTAGATTTGTTGGTCAAGGTGTAGATTGATGCATTTTTCACTGCTGTATCGATGGTTGTCATGCTCATGCCAATATCACTTGAGACATTATGGTACTTTTATGAGATGCATGCGTTGCTCACTTAACTCTCGCAATGCTGTGGGGGTTGCTAAAGCAAGGCTTACTGTTGCTGGTGAACAAATTTTCATGTATCAGAAAATGAGTAAGCTACATTTCCTACTCCATAGGAATTTTTATTTAATGCCTGCACTATTTATGAAGGATATAATAATTTAAGCAAACCGATACTAGTTATGAGAATATGGTGAAGAAAGTAATATAGTCGTCATTTCTATATGGAACAGTGAAAGGGAAAAAGAAAGCAATAGAGTTTCTACTTGGCTACTTGCTAGTTTGTTGTAGACGTATTCCCTACAAATTCCTTCCTTCCAACTGAATAAAGGGAACGATAATTGGCGATAGTGcagtataatgtatgtttgttGCAATTGTACCACAATCTGTGTAAATATAGCTAATATCATTTCATTCATTTACATTACTGATCAATTTTAGTTCCATCCTATATCCCTTTTTGGTCATTTCCTTTTTTGCCTTGTCAGGTTTGTAAGTTCATATGAATATTGTCAATATTTGCAGCCATGCTGCCAATTTAGTAAAGGAATTAATTGAAGTTTTTTCTTTCATGCAGTCTgtcaaattttattaattttttttgtgtggATTGAATTTATTAGTTTTACAGATGATTTGGGATTTATCTTTTTCTAACTTTGATGTTGATTATTGAAGAAGTGTACTGTACACTCGTTTGTATAtacaatttgtattttgtacAAGTGGAATAGTGGATGCATGCGATGACAAGGGGAGACTACGTATGAGATTGGAAAAGTCATCCGCTCATTAATTTTTTCTGTTTTCTCATTTGCCTTTTGTTTCTTAGTGTTAGTGTACAGAAATGAAAGCAAGGAGGACTtgttaacttattttttttaataatttggaTAATCTCAGAGTCAAGGGGGGGATGAATTTATCTGGGTGAGAGTTAGAATTTAATACAAGTGTGGAGGAAACTTTTAACCACTAAAATAATTCTTAAGTTTCAACTTTAGCTCCATTCCGTTAGGGATAACAAATCCTGTTTGCAGGTAATTGGTCTCTTTTGAAGATTTGGATGAGAAATTGACTAGTCGAACCATAACAATTCTTGTGTATAAGATTGTCTCCAGATGAAACAAGTTCATATACAAGGAGCCTAAATTCAAGAGTATTAGTAGAtgttgtgagagaccgtcttacTGTGAGATTACTTGCATAAGAGTAGTCCATTTAGTCAAATTATAATCTTTTACGATACACGATCacaaattgatcaatttaaggtcataattgaaacatttaaattcaaaattgatatttttaaaaagttataacTGATTATTTATAACTTATTACTTGAAAGTCATAATTGACTActttaaaatttgtaattaatctctttaaagttaataataaactcgtttaaaattataagttgtTATTGATCACTATGCAGGTGATGACTTATAATTTGACAATACAAGcttaaaattgattatttttagattgtaattgataatttttaaacttatcaatttgttataaatttataattgatcTTTTTAAGGCttgaattgattactttaatgtCGAAATTGAACTTTAAAATGATCATTGTTGATTCATTTAAggttatatactttaaattaaaaCTGACCATTTTAATGTTAAGATGGATCACctttaatcaaaattaatttatttgaaaaaaaacttcaattttGGCTTGCTCATTAGTAATTTAGTATGTCTCATAATGAGGTCGCCACTTACaagtttttatgtaaaattataaaCACAAAAATCTTGTATGCCACTTGTATGGACGAcccattaaaaaatttaaattttttgacaCTCACCTAATCCGGCTTAAAAATGTCAATTCCAACATTGAAAATTCATACTCAAGTTTTAATATTCTTTCTTCAAatgtttaactttatttttaagtatCTATTTCAACCCTTAAAACACtcatttaagacttaaaatgtcaatttcaactCCTAAAACTCTTACTTTAagtcttaatttttcttattcgcttgaatttattttttaccaacctattctaaccatttaatgtctatttaaaGACTTGAAATGGAGTTATTAACAAATGGGTTCCTTAGAAAAGAAAGTGCACcttattgatatgagtagtctatcacttttttttcaagctaaatataAGATATTACATGAAATCTCTACTTCAAAGTTTAAAGTCCCTACTTCCTACTCTTCATCAATGATTATACTAACTACTCCAACACTTGAAATGACTTCTCCAAAAGTTTTAGTTGTCAATTTTAAGAAGTAAAATGTTTATTCTAAGATCTAAAATGTCAATTCTAgattttaaatagaaaaaaagtatcaaaaagtatttaataatttttttttaaaaaagtacctaataaaaaaaattttgccaaataactaacaaaaatttttctttttaaaagagTATCAAGTAACAGTTAGTGTTAAGTTGACCATTTATTATAGCGTTGACTGGCACATATGGtttttcatttgctttttctttttgaaaatcCTAACCCATTTTCATTTGCTTATTCAAAATAGTTTCTCACTCCTATAATtctccatcttcttcctcactaGTTCGAACACCACCATTAGAGACGATTCATGCTTCGCCCAAACAACCATTTTTTTGCAATTTAAAAGTTCTTATTTCTTTACTATTTCCTTACTCATCTTCACTCACTCCCCTCTGCGAAAATCTTCAAGTAAGTAATCTTtgccctattttttttttttgaaaatttgggatcattttgttgaattttacacttttgctttaATTCTTCTTGTTGGATTTGCAattggattttgattttttttctttttctttcaattACTTTGTTTTAGGTTGTGTGACCTCATGTAACCTATTAAGATTAGAATTTACTTTGGGGGTTTTTTGTGGCAAAATATAATATTACTGTGTATGATTGAAAGGGTTTTAGGATCAAGACATTAAAATAAGAAGTTTGTTACCTTGAAATTGCACATTTGATTAAGAATGATTGTGGTTTGGATGATGTGGGAAGGATTTGATGTAAAAAAAAGTGTACACTTTATTTGATGGGAGAAgtgaaattaaaaatgataaagatATCCTTTACTTTTTAGAATCTCCTAAAATTGATAGATGATACACTTGTATATTGTACATGGAGGGTATAATATGGGGGAAAAATCCTAAAACAATGTGGTAGAAGTTAATGAGGGACAAGTGATGGGAATTGTAAAGAGCTTGGTCATTACAATAAGACTTGCAAGAATCCACACAAATCAAATGAAGCATCCACTAGTGTAGCACTAATTAAAAGAGGAAGACCAAAAAAGCATCCTAATACAGCTTCACCAATTACATCATTACCCTTACAGCAACTCAAACCACAGTCAGAGCCCCTGAATCAGCTCAACCAATAACTACAACAACCACTACAACCATTACAACTCCAACTAACAGTGCTACCACTTCATTCATTGCCAATTGTGGTCAACGAAGGGTTAAACATGTTACAAGGAGAAAGAAGCCGGACAAGTCTATACCAACATAAGGGAGTCAACAACAATCAAGTTATGTTAATGATGTAGTAGACCAAAGTAGTCAAGTTTGAAACTTTCATATTTTGTGTTTGTATTGgataattatgaaattttagTTGTGTGAGTCTCTAGGCTTGTATTGACTGATGTTTTTATGTTGTATTTGTATTAGAAGATGTTCTTAGAGTTATATATTATGTTGTGTTCTTGGtacttttttgaaaagaaaaattttattaggtattttttaaAGATGGacaaaaaagataataaaaaatttaactcCAACCATTATTTGAttctcttttaaaaaaaaaaaatttcattagttattttttgtcaaaatttgttttatttgatactttttttgaaaaaaaattttattaggtgcTTTTGACACCTTTTTCATTAAGAATTCGTGTTATCATTTCAGTATATTTACTCCAATATCGGCCTGCATTGAGTTACTCCA from Amaranthus tricolor cultivar Red isolate AtriRed21 chromosome 3, ASM2621246v1, whole genome shotgun sequence includes:
- the LOC130807788 gene encoding paired amphipathic helix protein Sin3-like 3 isoform X2, yielding MKRSRDDVYTGTQVKRPQPANSFRGETSGQPQMVGGGGSGAAAPQRLTTNDALAYLKAVKEMFQDKKEKYEEFLEVMKDFKAQRIDTTGVIARVKELFKGHRNLILGFNTFLPKGYEITLPPEDDPPAKKPVEFEEAISFVNKIKARFQGDDRVYKSFLDILNMYRKENKTISEVYQEVATLFQDHRDLLEEFAHFLPDTSAAAPGQHGPGRNSILRDRMPSTKPMHFDKKDQDINVGCSDLDNDKLMEVEREQRRRVDKERDKKDVVHRDEDSVTDQGAENCGPRVPGSYDDKNSLKSMYSQEFAFCEKVKETLHSPEDYQEFLKCLHIYSRDIITRQELHSLVGEILGTYLMEGFDEFLTRSEKIDGFLGSVISKKSLWPESLSSDGPSKSVKAEDRDQGEIGRYDRDRDRESRERDRTDRSALYGNKEVANLRMSLNSNKDKYIGKPIQELDLSNCERCTPSYRLLPKNYPIPMASHRTDLGAKVLNDHWVSVTSGSEDYSFKHMRKNQYEESLFRCEDDRFELDMLLESVNITIKRVEDILDKINSNIIKTENPIRIEDHFTSINLRCIERLYGDHGLDVMDVLRKNAILALPVILTRLKQKQEEWARCRADFNKVWAEIYAKNYHKSLDHRSFYFKQHDTKSLSTKALLAEVKEISEQKGKEDDVLAVAAGNKRTIVSHMEFEYPDAEIHEDLYQLMKYSCGEVCTAEQVDKVMKIWTTFLEPMLGVPARAHGAEDSEDAVRVKEDIRAEDPATGESDRSPDGSAAIHKHEGSPPEQSSSGNHAKDNGYPDGSSNALHQGRTQSNSNMVDQISSLGKQPTSNEQLSTTRASLPYGVEQFHGRNVENSSGHIATLSRVGNTADDIGLESRSNGGNLTSMEVADSSKPLTTSNGVPGANKDVKYCELSNGHTKAEREEGELSPNGDFEEDNFALYGNAATEPANKPNDGASNAPRPSRQRREAHDGEAGGENDVDVDDEGEESAHRSSEDSENVSENGDVSPSESGEREDCSPDQDEVEHDENDNKAESEGEAEGMADAQDGDGTSLPPSERFLQTVKPLVKHVPTALNERTKSSRIFYGNDSFYVLFRLHQTLYDRIQSAKINSSSGDRKWKCSLETVPTDLYSRFMNALYSLVDGSSDNTKFEDDCRAIVGTQSYLLFTLDKLIYKLVKQLQILATEEMDNKLLQLYAYESSRKPERFLDVVYHENARVLLHEENIYRIECSSSPTRLSIQLMEKGHEKPEVSAVSLDPTFSAYLHNEFLSVVPDKKEKTGIFLKRSKRQHTSGDEISSASFVMEGVQVVNGLECKIACNSSKVYYVLDTEDFFYRKIRNRRTLRVSSACNDQAKSQKGSSRRLDPFSRLLSSSQ